One Glycine max cultivar Williams 82 chromosome 3, Glycine_max_v4.0, whole genome shotgun sequence DNA window includes the following coding sequences:
- the LOC100782052 gene encoding vacuolar cation/proton exchanger 3 isoform X3, whose translation MGSRNHEVSMLMENGGGGNIVKGLSKEMRHGRTAHNMSSSSLHKKSDLTLVSKVHSIPLRNVLVNLQEVVLGTKLSILFPAIPLAVVAQCYGFGRPWIFALSLLGLTPLAERVSFLTEQLAYYTGPTVGGLLNATCGNATELIIAIFALSNNKIHVVKYSLLGSIISNLLLVLGTSLFCGGIANIRKEQKYDRRQADINLLMLFVALLCHLLPVLFHYVGASAADTAESSLQLSRAASIVMVIAYCVYLVFQLWTHRQLFEAQDEVDEEGGNESEEAVIGFWSAFAWLVGMTVIIALLSEYVVQTIEDASDSWGLSVSFLSIILLPIVGNAAEHAGAIIFAFKNKLDISLGVSLGSATQISMFVVPLCVIVAWIMGIKMDLNFNILETGSFAVAITITAFTLQDGTSHYMKGLVLLLCYIVIGACFFVQRTPSNVANITLKSATEAVFRAQ comes from the exons ATGGGTTCTCGAAACCATGAGGTATCAATGTTGATGGAGAATGGTGGTGGTGGGAACATCGTGAAGGGGTTGAGCAAGGAAATGAGACATGGCAGAACGGCACATAACATGTCATCATCTTCTTTGCACAAGAAATCTGACCTAACTCTTGTGTCTAAGGTTCACTCTATCCCCCTCAGGAATGTGTTGGTGAATTTGCAAGAGGTTGTTCTTGGAACCAAGCTCTCTATTCTTTTCCCTGCCATTCCCCTTGCCGTTGTTGCTCAATGCTATGGCTTTGGAAGA CCTTGGATTTTTGCATTGAGCTTACTTGGGCTTACCCCACTTGCTGAACGAGTCAGTTTCTTGACAGA ACAACTCGCTTATTACACTGGTCCCACAG TGGGAGGACTTTTGAATGCAACATGTGGGAATGCTACAGAGCTCATCATAGCAATTTTTGCCCTTAGCAATAACAAAATTCACGTGGTCAAGTATTCTCTACTGGGTTCCATCATTTCTAATCTTCTTCTGGTTCTCGGAACCTCTCTATTCTGTGGTGGCATTGCAAACATTAGAAAGGAGCAAAAATATGATAGA AGACAGGCAGATATAAACTTGCTCATGTTGTTTGTGGCACTGCTTTGCCACTTGCTGCCAGTGTTGTTCCATTATGTTGGTGCCTCAGCTGCTGACACTGCAGAGTCATCTCTGCAGTTGTCAAGAGCTGCTAGCATTGTTATGGTGATTGCTTATTGCGTTTACCTAGTCTTCCAATTATGGACTCACCGGCAGCTATTTGAAGCCCAGGAT GAAGTTGATGAAGAAGGTGGCAATGAATCAGAAGAAGCAGTGATAGGATTCTGGAGTGCATTTGCTTGGCTGGTTGGGATGACTGTGATCATTGCTCTACTGTCTGAATATGTCGTGCAAACAATTGAG GATGCATCCGATTCATGGGGTTTGTCTGTTAGCTTCCTCAGCATAATCTTGCTACCAATAGTTGGCAATGCAGCTGAACATGCAGGAGCGATAATATTTGCCTTCAAGAACAAACTG gACATCTCGTTGGGTGTTTCCTTGGGTTCGGCAACTCAAATTAGCATGTTTGTG GTTCCCCTATGTGTGATTGTTGCTTGGATAATGGGAATCAAAATGGACCTCAACTTCAACATCCTAGAGACAGGTTCTTTTGCTGTGGCAATAACAATCACAGCCTTCACGTTACAG GATGGAACTTCTCACTACATGAAAGGCCTTGTTCTCCTACTCTGCTACATTGTTATTGGGGCATGCTTTTTTGTACAAAGAACACCCTCCA ATGTTGCTAACATAACGCTTAAATCAGCTACCGAAGCAGTGTTTAGAGCTCAATAG